GGCCTCCTGGGCGAGGGGGAGGAAGGGGAAAAGGCCGCCCTTCCCTCCCCTTGGCCCGCAGGCCGGCCCCCGGAGGCGGTGCGCCGGGGGGTGGAGGTCTACCTGGAGAAGACCCCCCTGCCTCCAGAGGCCCGGGAGCTCCTCAGGCGCTACTTCGCCCCTTAAGGCGGGCCAGGGCCTCCTCCAGGGAGACCGGCCCCACCTCCACCCGGTCGGCCAGGGGGAAGGCCCCCAAAGACCCCTTGTGGCCGAAGCGGGCCCCCACCTTGAGGTCCACGTCCCGGAGAAGCTCCCGCATCTTGGCGTGCTTCTCCTCCCCGTGGGCCTTGGCGTAGGGGTTTTCCCGGATCTCCAGAAGGACGAGCTCCCCGGAGGGCCCGGCCTCGTAGATGGCGTACCGGGGAGCGTGGCCGAAGGGGCCGGGGTAGACCCGGGTGGCGTCGTCCTTGGCTAAGGCAATGGCGACCCGCATGGACTCAGCGTACACCCCCGGGGTAGGCCTACTGCGCCCTGCGCCACTCCCCGCTCTTTCCCCCTGCCTTGTGGAGGAGGCGCACCTGGGAGACGACGAGGCCCTTGGAAGCGGCCTTAAGCATGTCGTAGACGGTGAGGGCGGCGACGGCGCAGGCGGTCATGGCCTCCATCTCCACCCCCGTCTCCGCCTTGGTCTTCACCGTGGCCTCAATGCGCACCCGCTTTTCCTCCTTAAGGAGCTCCACCCTGACCTCCACCCCGGTGAGGGGAAGGGGGTGGCAGAGGGGGATGAGGTCCGCCGTCCTCTTGGCGGCGAGGATCCCCGCAAGCTGGGCCACGACGAGGGGGTCCCCCTTCCCCACCCCGCCCTTCTCCAGGGCGGAAAGGGCCTCCTCGGTGAGCTCCACGAAGGCCTCGGCGGTGGCGGTGCGGAAGGTTTGGGGTTTCTCCGTCACGTCCACCATCCGGGGCCGGCCGTCTTGGAAGTGGGTGAGGTCCATGCCCTGAGTCTAACCCCTCGGGGTGGGGAGCCTCAGGCCAAGCCTCCGGCCGAAGAGGCGGAGGGCCACGGTGGCCCCGGCCCCGAGGAAGAGGGCCGGGCCCGGGCCCAAGGGGTAGGCCAGGTAGACCACCCAGGCCCCGAGGAGGGCCGCCGAGGCGTAGAGGTCCCCCGCCCGGTAGAGGATCACGGGCACCTCCCCGGAAAGCACGTCCCGGAGCACCCCGCCCCCCACCCCCGAAAGCGCCCCGGCCAAAGCCACCCCGAAGGGCCCAAGCCCTGCCTCCACCCCTCGCTCCGCCCCCAAGGCGGCGAAGAGGCCGAGGCCCAGGGTGTCCAGGTAGTAGATGAGGGGCCCGAGGGCCTGGACCCGGGGGTGGAAGCGGAAGACGAGAAGGCCGGCGAGGGCCACGCTCCAAAGGAGGGGTTCGTTCCGGAGGGTCGTGGGGGGCAGGGTCCCCACCAGGACGTCCCGGATGGACCCGCCCCCCACGGCCGTCACCGTGGCCAGGACCAGGACCCCGAGGAGGTCAGACCCCTTCTCCACCCCCTTCAGGGCCCCGGTCACGGCGAAGACCAAGGTGCCGAGCCAGACCAGGACCTCAACCATCCAGAAGCACCACCGCCCGGGCCTGGACGTGGGAAGGCGCCAGGCCCTCCGAGGTCTTGAAGGTGAGGCCGATGCGGTCCTGGGGGAGGCTTAGGAGGCGGGATAGGCTATCCACCAAGGCCTTGCGGTGGGGGCCCAGTTTGGGCCGGTCCAGGGTGAGGACGAGGCTTGCCTGAAGTAGCCTCGCCCCCCGCGCTTCCACGAGGCGAAGGGCCTCCCGGAGAAACACCTCGCTCCGCTCGCCCCGCCAGCGGGGGTCGGTGTCGGGGAAGAGGAGGCCGATGTCCCCAAGGCCGTAGGCGGAAAGGAGGGCGTCGGTGAGGGCGTGGAGGGCGGCGTCCCCATCGGAGTGGGCCAGGGCCCCCACGGGGCTTGGAATGAGGAGGCCACAGAGGTAAAGCGGCCTCCCCTCCTCCAGGCGGTGGCTGTCCTCGCCGTAGCCGATGCGCATGGGTATACTTTAGGGCATGCCGCGCTTCCAGGAAGCCCTCGCCCTCATGGAGGCCTGGACGGAAAGCGCCTCCCTGAGACGGCACATGCGGGCGGTGGAGGTGGCCATGCGGGCCTACGCCCGCCGCTATGGGGAGGACGAGGAGCTTTGGGCCATCGCCGGCGTCCTCCACGACATGGACTACGAGAAGTACCCTGACTCAAAACTTGCACCTCCCGCATACCCCGCATAAACCTTCACCCCCTCCCCCCGGCGGCCCCAGACCCAGGGCGTGGAGCTCCCGCAGGATGACCTGCACCACCAGCTCGGGCAAGAGAACCCGAGCTGCCCCCTCCCTGGCCTCCCGCCAGCTCCCCTTCCCCTCCACCCCCACCCAGTGGGCCAGCAGGTAGGCCAGAAGGGAGAGCACCAGAAAGCGGTGCACCCCCAAGGCCGTCCGCTGCCCGAACTGCCCCAGGGAGAACTCACTCTTCGCAGCCCGGAAGAAGTGCTCTACCGTGAACCGCCTCCTTCCCCAGGTGAGCATGGTCCGGGGCGTGGCGGGAAAGGTGGCCACCACGTACCGCCACTCCCAGCCCCCTTGGGGCAGGGGGTAGCGGTACCAGGCCACCCAGACCGGGAAGGAAAGCCCCCACAGGTAGACCCGGCTCCCCTGCCGCCTGAGGTCCAAAAGCCTTCCCCCTCCCCGCAGCCTCCGGTCCCGCCGCATCCCCACCACCGTTTCCAAGCCCAACCGCCTCACCCCAAAGAGGAACCAGGCCGTACCAAAGGCCGCGTCCGCGGCCACCCGTATCCGGAAGGTCCGGCGCATCCAGAGGGGCAGAGAGGCCAGGAGGCTCAGGGCCAGGAGGGAGAGGCCTTTCTCCCCCTTGCCCCGCCATAGACGGTAGGCCCAGGGGACGCGGAGGTCCCCGTAGACGAGGTAAAGGACCACGAGGTGGAGGCCCCACTTGCCGTGAAAGAAGGAGAGGGGGAGGTGGGGGAAGTGGCCCCGCTTTTCCAGGGTGACCAGGTCCAGGACCACCAGGAGGCGGGGCTTGGGGCCCTTTCTCCGCCTGGCCCGGTCCAGGGCTTTCTGGGCCTCCTCGCGGGCCAGGCGGATGAGGGCGCGGGTGGGCCAGGGGTAGCGGTTGAGGAAGCGGGAGAGGGCGGAGGGGGACTTGGTCTTGCTGTGCTGGGGTCTAGCCTTGCCGTGACCGGTGAGGAAAAGGAACAACAGGGCCTTCAAGGATTCCCGCAGGTGGGGGGTTGGCATGAGGGCCAGGATGGTCCAAAGTAGGGATAGGGCTACTGGTCTCATGGCACCCCTCATAAGAGGGGAAACCAGTAGCCCTCTTCAAGTGGTCCCCAAGCATACTCATGCCCGCGGTGAATAAGTGCAAGTTTTGAGCTGAGGAGCACCCCTACAGGGCCGTGGAGGAGCTTAGGCGCCTGGGCTACCCCGAGGAGGTCCTCGAGGCCATCCTGGGCCACGCCAGCTACACCGGCACCCCCCGCAGAACCCTCATGGCCAAAGCCCTCTTCGCCGTGGACGAGCTCACGGGCCTCATCACCGCCGCGGTGTACGTGCGGCCGGACCGGTCCATCCTGGGCCTGGAGCTCCCCAGCCTCAAGAAGAAGTTCAAGGACAAGGCCTTCGCCAAGGGGGTGAGCCGGGAGGAGATCCGGCTTGGGGCCGAGGAGCTCGGGGTTCCCCTGGAAGAGCACATGGCCTTCGTCCTCGAGGCCATGAAGCGGGAGGCCCGCCTCCTCGGCCTGGAGGGCGCCTAACGGCCCGGGCGCAAAAGAGCCCTTGCCCCGCCGCCCTCCCCGCGCTAGGGTGGGAACCGTGGAGCTACCCGACCTTACCCCCTACCTGGGCCAGATCACCTTCGGCGGCCTCGCCGGCTACGCCGTGGGCTACGCCCTGAAAAAGGTGGGGCGGCTTTTGGCCATCGCCCTCGGCCTCCTCTTCGTGGCCCTCCAGCTCCTGGCCCAGGCGGGCTACGTGGAGGTGGACTGGACCCGGATCCAGCGGGACGTGGAGCCCCTTTTGCAACAGCCCGCCCTCCAAAACCTTTGGGACAGGCTCCTCGCCACCCTCACCTACAACCTCCCCTTCGGCGCGAGCTTCGTGGGCGGCCTCGTCCTGGGCCTCAGGGCCGGCTGAGCCAAGCCACCCCCAGGGCGAGCAGGGGGAGGACCCTAGCCGCCATCCTTGGGGGTCCAGCGCGAGCGGTCCCGGGCTCGGTACTTGGCCATGACCCGGCGGAAGGCGGCCTCGAGGTCCACCCCTTCCCGGTTGGCCAGGGAGATGAGGACGAAGAGGAGGTCGCCGAGCTCCTCGGCAAGGTCCCCCTCCGCCTCCCCCGGCTTCGGCGTCTTGCCGTGGCGGTGAGCCAGGACCCGGGCGAGTTCGCCGAGCTCCTCCGCCAGACGGGCGAGCATCAGGAGGGGCGGGAAGTAGCCCTCCCGGAAGGAGGAGATCCAGGCGTCCACCTCTTCCTGGGCTTCGCGGAAGGTGAGGGCCACGGCCTACCTCCCCCCCGGGTTCCCGTACCTCAGCGCTCCACCCCGGCTTTTGCGGTGGGGTCTCCCCAAAGCCCCAACCTGGGCGCCCCGTGTGGCGAAGCCAACCTGCGGGCCCCCAAAACCCCAAGGCACGCGCCCCATGCCCTAAGCCTACAATATGCCCATGAAGGCCCTGGCCCTCATCGCCCACGACGCCAAGAAAGACGAGATGGTGGCCTTTTGCCTGCGGCACAGGGACGTCCTGGCCCGCTACCCCCTACTCGCCACGGGGACCACGGGGGCCCGGATCCAGGAGGCCACGGGCCTTGCCGTGGAGCGGGTGCTCTCCGGTCCCTTGGGCGGGGACCTGCAGATCGGGGCCCGGGTGGCCGAGGGAAGGGTGTTGGCGGTGATCTTCTTCCAGGACCCCTTGACCGCCAAGCCCCACGAACCGGACGTCCAGGCCCTGATGCGGGTCTGCAACGTGCACGGGGTGCCCCTGGCCACCAACTTGGCGGCGGCGGAGGCCCTCATCGCCTGGATCCGCAAGGAACCCCCCCAATAGCGCGGCCGGAATTTGCGCCTCGGCTACAATCCTGCTAGCCTAAGAAGGTGCGCGCCGGGAGGCCCAGGAAGCGCTCCGTGGCCCTGGCCGCCTGGGGCGAGGAGGGGCTTGTTTTGGTCCTCCGTCCCCAGGACGACCCCGAGTTCGCCGGGGCCTGGGGGCTTCCCGCGGTGAGCCTCCAGGGGGAGGAGGCCCTGGAGGAGGCCGCCTTAAGGGTCGCTCGGGAGAAGCTCGGCGCCGAGGTGGCCGAGGCCCGGCCCGTGGCCTTCGGCGTGGAGGAGCGGCCGGGCTACACCCTGGAGCTTTGGGTCTACGAGGGGAGGCTTCTGGGAAGGCCCCGCCTCCCCGAGCCCAAGCCGGGCAAGACCTACTACGCAGCCTTCCGCTTCGGCCAGCCCGAGGAGCTTAAGGCGGCCGCAAGGCAAGGCTCCCTCTGCAGCCGGCTTTACCTCGCGGTCAAGGGGCTTTGCCCCTAGAAAGGACACCATGGAAACCCTGCTTCTCGTACGGCTTTTCCACGAGCTCGCCCTTAAGGGGAAAAACCGCCCCTTCTTCCTCAAGCGGGCCAAGGCCCACGTGCGGCGGGCCCTGAAGGGTTTAGGGGCGGTCTTGGAGGGGGAGTGGCCCATGGCCCTTCTCTTCCGCCTCCCCGAGGCGGCCTGGCCCGAGGCCAAGGCCCGCCTCCAGGACACCCTGGGGGTGGAGGGCTTCGCCCGGGTGGTGCGCACCCCGCCCGACCTCGAGGCCCTGAAGGCCGCCCTAGAAAAGGCCCTGGAGGGCCAGGCCTTCCGGAGCTTCCGCATCACCGCCAAGCGCTCCGACAAGGCCTTCCCCCTCACCTCCCCGGAGATAGAGCGGGCCCTCGGGGCCTTCGTGAAGGAGAGGACCGGGGCCCAGGTGCGGCTCAAGGGGGCGGAGCGGGAGTTCGTGGTGCGCATCCTCCCCGGGGCGGCCCTTCTGGAGGTGGAGCGCCACCCGGGCCCCGGGGGGCTTCCCCCCGGGGTCTCCGGCAAGGTGGTGGCCCTCCTCTCCGGGGGCATAGACTCCCCCGTGGCCGCCTACCGCCTCATGCGCCGGGGGGCGGAGGTGGTCCTCGTCCACTTCCACCCCTTCCCCCTCCTCTCGGGGGCGAGCCGGGAAAAGGCCAAGGCCCTCGCCGAGCGCTTGGCGCGCTTCCAGCACCGCCTGAGGCTCCACCTGGTCCCCTTCAGCGAGGTGCAGCGCCACATCATCGTGGAGGCCCCCACGGCCTACCGGGTGGTCCTCTACCGCCGCTACATGCTCAGGATCGCCGAGGCCATCGCCAAGGAAGAGGGGGCCCTCGCCCTTTGCACCGGGGACAGCCTGGGCCAGGTGGCCTCCCAGACCCTGGAGAACCTCCACGCCGTGAACCAGGCGGCTACCCTCCCCGTCTTCCGCCCCCTCATCGGGTGGGACAAGGAGGAGATCATGGCCGAGGCCAGGAGGATCGGCACCTACGAAACCTCCATCCTCCCCGACGAGGAGTGCTGCACCCTCTTCGCCCCCAAGCACCCCGTGACCCGGGCGAGGCTGGAGGTGGTCCTCCAAGCGGAGGCCCGCCTCCCCACGGAGGCGCTTTTGGCCTTGGCCCTAAAGGGGCGGGAGGTCCTCACCTACACCTGGCCCGGAAAGCCCCTACCCAAGGCGCCGGAGGACGCTTTTATAATGGAGCATGGACCTGCTTGAGGCGAAGCGCCTTCTGGAAACGGGGGCCACCACCCCCCTCGCCCTTCTGGAGGAGGCCCTGGAGCGGGCGCAGGCCTTCCGGGACCGGAACGCCCTCGCCTACCTGGACGAGGAGGCCGCCCGTAAGGAGGCCCTGGCCCTCACGGAGGAACTCAAGCGGGGCCAGGTGCGGGGCCCCCTCCACGGCCTTCCCCTCACCGTAAAGGACCTCTTCCCCGTGAAGGGGATGCCCACCCGGGCGGGGACGAAGGCCCCCCTTCCTCCCCTTCCCGAGGAGGCGAGGGCGGTGCGCCGCCTGAGGGAGGCCGGGGCCCTCCTCTTCGCCAAGACCAACATGCACGAGATCGCCCTGGGCATCACCGGGGAGAACCCCTGGACGGGCCCGGTGCGAAACGCCGTGGACCCCACCCGGCAGGCCGGGGGGTCTAGCGGCGGGAGCGCCGTGGCCGTGGCCTTAGGGATTGGGCTCGCCTCCTTGGGCTCGGACACCGGGGGGTCCATCCGCATCCCCGCGGGCTTCAACGGGGTGGTGGGCTTCAAGCCCTCCTACGGCCGGGTGAGCCTGGAAGGGGCCCTCCCCCTCTCCCGCTCCACGGACCACGCCGGGCCCCTCACCCGGAGCGTGCGGGACGCCCACTTCCTCACGGAGATCCTGGCCGGGGAGAGCATCCCCTTGGAGGGCGTCCAGAACCCCGTCTTCGGGGTCCCCCTGGACTTTTTGGAGGGGAGGCTTGGGGTGGAGGTGCGGAAGGCCTTCACCCGGCTCTTGGAAGACCTCCCCGCCCTAAGGGCCGAGGTCCGGGAGGTCTCCTTGCCCTTAAGGGGGGTCTACGAGGTCTACACCCGCCTTGTGCGCTACGAGGCGGCCCGGATCCACGAGAAAGCCCTGAAGGAGCACCCCGAAGGCTTCTCCCCCCAGGTGCGGGAAGCCCTCCTCGCGGGCCTCGCCCTCACGGAGAAGGACTACCGGGACGCCGTGGCCGAGCGGGAGGCCCTGCGCCTGGAGCTTGCCAAGGCCTTAAGGGGGGTGGACGCCCTCCTCCTCCCCGTCCAGCCCCTCCCCGCGCCCCCCTTGGGCACGGAGGAGGTGGAGCTGGAGTCCGGCAGGAAGGGTCACCGGGAGGCCTTCATCACCCTCACCCTTCCCTTCAGCCTCCTCGGGGTCCCCACCCTCGCCCTCCCCTTCGCCAAGGTGGAGGGGATGCCCGTGGGGCTCCAGGTGGTGGGGCCTTACGGGGAGGACGGGAGGGTCCTGGCCCTCGGGGGGTGGCTCGAGGCCCGCCTCAAGTGAGCCAGAGGTAGAGGGCGGCCAAGGAGAGGAGGGTGAGGGGCAGGCCCAGGCGGAGGTGCTCCAGGAGGCCCACCTGCACGCCCTCCCGCTTGGCCCCTTCCGCCACGATGAGGTTCGCCACGCTGGCGAGGAGGGTGAGGTTGCCCGCCAGGGTGCTCCCCCCGGCGAGGAGGAGCCACTCCTCCGGGGTCTTGGCCAAAGGGGCGAGGAGGAGGACCGCGGGCACGTTGGAGATGAGGAGGGAGAGGAGGGTGGCGGCGAGGAGGAGGCCGAGGGGACTAGAGGCGAGGGGCAAAAGGGCCTCCGCCACCCCCAGGCGGCGCACCCCTTCCGTGAGGACGAAGAGCCCGCCGAACATCACCAAAAGCTCCCAGTCCACCCGGGTGAAGTACCGCTCCGAGCGGAGCCTCCGGGTGAAGAGGAGAAGCCCCGCCGCCACCAAGGCCCCCTGGGCCATGGGGTAGCCGAGGAGGAAGGCGAGGAGAAGCCCCGAGGCCACGAGAAGCCCTTTGCGGAGAAGCCCGGGGTGGAGCCGGTAGCGCAAAGGGGGAGGGGGCGGGAGGGGCCTTAGGGAGCGGGTCTCGGGGTAGAGGAGGGCGAGGAGGCCCACCTGCAGGGCGAGGCCCAGGAAAGCCACGGGGAAGAGGGCCCGGAGGAAGTCCAGGTAGGCCATCCCCGAGAGGTTCGCCACCAGGATGTTCTGGGGGTTTCCCGTGGGGGTCATGAGGCTTCCCGTGTTCACCCCCGCCATGAGGGCGAGGAGGTAGGGCACGGGGTTCAGGCCCAGGCCCCGGGCGAGGCGGAGGACGAGGGGGGTGAGGAGGAGGGCCATGGTGTCGTTGAGGAAGAGGGCGGAAAGGAGGCCCGAGCCCAGGCTGAGGAGGACGAGGAGGGCGAAGGGGGTCCTGGCCCTTTTCCAAAGCCCCTCCGCCACCCAGCCGAAGAAGCCCGCGTAGCCCAGGTGGGCGTTCAGGACCATGACCCCGAAGAGGAAGACCAGAGTGGCGGGGTCCAGGGCCCGCCAGGCCTCCTCGAGGTCCAAGGCGCCGAGGAGCACGAGGAGGCTTGCCCCCACCAGGGCCACCCCCGCCCGGTTCATGCGGTAGCCGGGAAGCCCCCCCAGGGCGAGGCCCAGGTAGGCGAGGAGGAGGACGAGGAGGCTAAGGGTTTCCCAAAGCGCCATAGAGCCTGGCCTCTAGCCTCGCCTTCACCCCCGGCCACTCCTCCTTGAGGACGCTATAGACCACGTCGTCCCGGAAGGTGCCGTCGGGAAGCCTGCGGTTTTTCCGCAAGACCCCTTCCCGCACCGCTCCCAGGGCCTCCAGGGCCCTTTGGCTCCTTTCGTTCCTCAGGTCCACCTTGAACTGGACCCTCTCCGCCCCGAGGACCTCAAAGGCGTGGCGGAGGAGGAGGTACTTGGCCTCCTTGTTGACGGGGCTTCCCCAGAAGGGCTTGAAGAGCATGGTGCCGAGCTCCAGCTTGGCGTGCTCGGGCTCGGGGGCGATGACGGAGATGCGCCCCGCGAGGGCGTCCTCCCGGTAGACGGCCCAGTTCACCCGGCCGGGTTCGGCGAGAAGCCCCTCCAGATGGGCCCTCAAGGCCTCGGGCGTGGCCTCCCGCGGGGCCCGGCTCA
This region of Thermus thermophilus genomic DNA includes:
- a CDS encoding SLC13 family permease, with the protein product MALWETLSLLVLLLAYLGLALGGLPGYRMNRAGVALVGASLLVLLGALDLEEAWRALDPATLVFLFGVMVLNAHLGYAGFFGWVAEGLWKRARTPFALLVLLSLGSGLLSALFLNDTMALLLTPLVLRLARGLGLNPVPYLLALMAGVNTGSLMTPTGNPQNILVANLSGMAYLDFLRALFPVAFLGLALQVGLLALLYPETRSLRPLPPPPPLRYRLHPGLLRKGLLVASGLLLAFLLGYPMAQGALVAAGLLLFTRRLRSERYFTRVDWELLVMFGGLFVLTEGVRRLGVAEALLPLASSPLGLLLAATLLSLLISNVPAVLLLAPLAKTPEEWLLLAGGSTLAGNLTLLASVANLIVAEGAKREGVQVGLLEHLRLGLPLTLLSLAALYLWLT
- the mgsA gene encoding methylglyoxal synthase, yielding MKALALIAHDAKKDEMVAFCLRHRDVLARYPLLATGTTGARIQEATGLAVERVLSGPLGGDLQIGARVAEGRVLAVIFFQDPLTAKPHEPDVQALMRVCNVHGVPLATNLAAAEALIAWIRKEPPQ
- a CDS encoding FUN14 domain-containing protein, whose product is MELPDLTPYLGQITFGGLAGYAVGYALKKVGRLLAIALGLLFVALQLLAQAGYVEVDWTRIQRDVEPLLQQPALQNLWDRLLATLTYNLPFGASFVGGLVLGLRAG
- a CDS encoding NUDIX hydrolase, with amino-acid sequence MRAGRPRKRSVALAAWGEEGLVLVLRPQDDPEFAGAWGLPAVSLQGEEALEEAALRVAREKLGAEVAEARPVAFGVEERPGYTLELWVYEGRLLGRPRLPEPKPGKTYYAAFRFGQPEELKAAARQGSLCSRLYLAVKGLCP
- a CDS encoding NifB/NifX family molybdenum-iron cluster-binding protein, giving the protein MRVAIALAKDDATRVYPGPFGHAPRYAIYEAGPSGELVLLEIRENPYAKAHGEEKHAKMRELLRDVDLKVGARFGHKGSLGAFPLADRVEVGPVSLEEALARLKGRSSA
- a CDS encoding GNAT family N-acetyltransferase — its product is MWAFPERFEGRYVRLEPLSLAHLPGFLEAYDPEVYRFLSRAPREATPEALRAHLEGLLAEPGRVNWAVYREDALAGRISVIAPEPEHAKLELGTMLFKPFWGSPVNKEAKYLLLRHAFEVLGAERVQFKVDLRNERSQRALEALGAVREGVLRKNRRLPDGTFRDDVVYSVLKEEWPGVKARLEARLYGALGNP
- a CDS encoding trimeric intracellular cation channel family protein; the protein is MVEVLVWLGTLVFAVTGALKGVEKGSDLLGVLVLATVTAVGGGSIRDVLVGTLPPTTLRNEPLLWSVALAGLLVFRFHPRVQALGPLIYYLDTLGLGLFAALGAERGVEAGLGPFGVALAGALSGVGGGVLRDVLSGEVPVILYRAGDLYASAALLGAWVVYLAYPLGPGPALFLGAGATVALRLFGRRLGLRLPTPRG
- a CDS encoding amidase encodes the protein MDLLEAKRLLETGATTPLALLEEALERAQAFRDRNALAYLDEEAARKEALALTEELKRGQVRGPLHGLPLTVKDLFPVKGMPTRAGTKAPLPPLPEEARAVRRLREAGALLFAKTNMHEIALGITGENPWTGPVRNAVDPTRQAGGSSGGSAVAVALGIGLASLGSDTGGSIRIPAGFNGVVGFKPSYGRVSLEGALPLSRSTDHAGPLTRSVRDAHFLTEILAGESIPLEGVQNPVFGVPLDFLEGRLGVEVRKAFTRLLEDLPALRAEVREVSLPLRGVYEVYTRLVRYEAARIHEKALKEHPEGFSPQVREALLAGLALTEKDYRDAVAEREALRLELAKALRGVDALLLPVQPLPAPPLGTEEVELESGRKGHREAFITLTLPFSLLGVPTLALPFAKVEGMPVGLQVVGPYGEDGRVLALGGWLEARLK
- the thiI gene encoding tRNA uracil 4-sulfurtransferase ThiI, with protein sequence METLLLVRLFHELALKGKNRPFFLKRAKAHVRRALKGLGAVLEGEWPMALLFRLPEAAWPEAKARLQDTLGVEGFARVVRTPPDLEALKAALEKALEGQAFRSFRITAKRSDKAFPLTSPEIERALGAFVKERTGAQVRLKGAEREFVVRILPGAALLEVERHPGPGGLPPGVSGKVVALLSGGIDSPVAAYRLMRRGAEVVLVHFHPFPLLSGASREKAKALAERLARFQHRLRLHLVPFSEVQRHIIVEAPTAYRVVLYRRYMLRIAEAIAKEEGALALCTGDSLGQVASQTLENLHAVNQAATLPVFRPLIGWDKEEIMAEARRIGTYETSILPDEECCTLFAPKHPVTRARLEVVLQAEARLPTEALLALALKGREVLTYTWPGKPLPKAPEDAFIMEHGPA
- a CDS encoding nucleotide pyrophosphohydrolase produces the protein MALTFREAQEEVDAWISSFREGYFPPLLMLARLAEELGELARVLAHRHGKTPKPGEAEGDLAEELGDLLFVLISLANREGVDLEAAFRRVMAKYRARDRSRWTPKDGG
- a CDS encoding transposase: MRPVALSLLWTILALMPTPHLRESLKALLFLFLTGHGKARPQHSKTKSPSALSRFLNRYPWPTRALIRLAREEAQKALDRARRRKGPKPRLLVVLDLVTLEKRGHFPHLPLSFFHGKWGLHLVVLYLVYGDLRVPWAYRLWRGKGEKGLSLLALSLLASLPLWMRRTFRIRVAADAAFGTAWFLFGVRRLGLETVVGMRRDRRLRGGGRLLDLRRQGSRVYLWGLSFPVWVAWYRYPLPQGGWEWRYVVATFPATPRTMLTWGRRRFTVEHFFRAAKSEFSLGQFGQRTALGVHRFLVLSLLAYLLAHWVGVEGKGSWREAREGAARVLLPELVVQVILRELHALGLGPPGGGGEGLCGVCGRCKF
- the moaC gene encoding cyclic pyranopterin monophosphate synthase MoaC, whose translation is MDLTHFQDGRPRMVDVTEKPQTFRTATAEAFVELTEEALSALEKGGVGKGDPLVVAQLAGILAAKRTADLIPLCHPLPLTGVEVRVELLKEEKRVRIEATVKTKAETGVEMEAMTACAVAALTVYDMLKAASKGLVVSQVRLLHKAGGKSGEWRRAQ
- the ispF gene encoding 2-C-methyl-D-erythritol 2,4-cyclodiphosphate synthase, which codes for MRIGYGEDSHRLEEGRPLYLCGLLIPSPVGALAHSDGDAALHALTDALLSAYGLGDIGLLFPDTDPRWRGERSEVFLREALRLVEARGARLLQASLVLTLDRPKLGPHRKALVDSLSRLLSLPQDRIGLTFKTSEGLAPSHVQARAVVLLDG